The following are encoded in a window of Megalops cyprinoides isolate fMegCyp1 chromosome 16, fMegCyp1.pri, whole genome shotgun sequence genomic DNA:
- the pld7 gene encoding uncharacterized protein pld7 isoform X1, whose amino-acid sequence MGRRRSVRVETPLRRSARLRNINPVLEDTEDAEKETLAEELSEQVNTTDTSSIPQPHPESAEGSSAREHLAQMGMSPGYYTVVLNRLKLDDDDDDDDDDDGEKEEKAKKEDGEKDEIRKAGKHAASRIPTFQSSVARKRPTGPGPESSMPPPASSLPVQARGKGSGSGSSSRVKGHGTRETALPLPLARLPIGSTDALPHTGTIPLDVPLPSHKRSHSPSHMTAGQSIASVSDPEESHPIVISIRPALRMEAGAHDPNLSEAAENHTIQTDISVTPRQNEQVEEEETGLETQEETGTDSSTVAFLEEQISTEERGPKAEVSEEVESGEEMVHPVVEIEEMGEHNKESMFESDVKEDESKPKFRGADAKFLGLKDGEKETKEPLGESGYDKTVFSSRVVADGGDAGVKSTRDKVAYEKPSRRRQVLKSEVGKATVLSDQPAHLSLAKTQPPVKSGWRCCPFFFLLSMLLLVGGCGLHLWCYGTPASVSDLLEQLELSSLEGLWGAREPCTSDCSFALVESLPEGLEFPTGSPILPPISQTWAQMLNQANSTVSIAAFYLTLRASDLNLTEKSALQGEQIFDQLMKLESRGVKLQIAVNGPESCPQDTKELNATGAEVRRVNLQFLTGGIIHTKLWVVDNKHVYLGSANMDWRSLTQVKELGVSVGNCSCLAQDLSRVFGVYWYVGSQERGSLPLYWPARYSALSSSDRPLHVKLNNVPARVYLSSAPPQLSAQGRTDDLSAILSVISDAQKFIFISVMDYLPFSEFTNPPRFWPAIDSALRAAACARGVEVNMLVSCWPHSSRSMFIFLQSLLILNQPPLSCNIGVKVFEVTSTEEQKQIPFARVNHAKYMVTDRAAYIGTSNWSANYFTQTAGVGLVVNQTGIDVGEGQQTVQSQLQEVFQRDWKSEYARELSHDDVERCGKHKAT is encoded by the exons ATGGGTCGAAGGCGTTCGGTTAGAGTGGAAACGCCGCTTCGACGGTCTGCTCGTCTCAGAAATATCAACCCAGTCTTGGAG GACACGGAAGACGCAGAAAAGGAGACCCTGGCAGAGGAGTTGAGTGAGCAAGTTAACACCACCGACACGTCCAGCATCCCTCAACCCCACCCAGAGTCTGCAGAAGGGAGCAGTGCCAGGGAACATCTAGCTCAAATGGGCATG AGTCCTGGATATTACACTGTAGTATTGAATCGACTGAAgcttgatgatgatgatgatgatgatgatgatgatgatggagagaaagaggaaaaggcaaaaaaagaagatggagaaaaagaCGAAATCCGTAAAGCTGGAAAGCATGCAGCTTCTCGAATCCCCACATTCCAAAGCTCGGTGGCCCGAAAGCGACCCACAGGCCCAGGTCCGGAGTCATCCATGCcacctccagcctccagccttCCAGTCCAGGCTAGGGGCAAGGGAAGTGGCAGTGGAAGTTCATCCAGGGTGAAAGGGCACGGTACCCGCGAGACTGCTCTGCCTCTTCCTTTGGCACGACTGCCCATCGGCAGCACTGATGCCctgccacacacaggcaccatCCCCTTGGATGTTCCCCTCCCTTCCCATAAAAGGAGTCACTCCCCCAGTCACATGACAGCTGGCCAGTCTATTGCTAGTGTGTCCGACCCTGAAGAAAGTCATCCCATCGTCATTTCTATCCGTCCAGCCCTGAGAATGGAAGCAGGAGCCCATGACCCTAATCTGTCAGAAGCTGCTGAAAACCACACCATTCAGACTGACATTAGTGTTACCCCCCGACAAAATGAacaggtggaggaagaggagacaggGCTGGAGACCCAAGAGGAGACAGGGACAGATTCCAGCACCGTAGCATTTCTTGAGGAGCAGATATCAACAGAAGAGAGGGGACCGAAGGCTGAAGTTTCAGAGGAGGTGGAGTCTGGGGAGGAGATGGTGCATCCTGTGGTAGAAATTGAGGAAATGGGAGAGCACAATAAAGAGTCCATGTTTGAGTCTGATGTAAAAGAAGACGAGTCTAAGCCAAAGTTCAGGGGAGCAGATGCAAAATTCTTGGGCCTGAAGGATGGGGAGAAGGAGACTAAGGAACCCCTGGGTGAATCTGGCTATGACAAGACAGTTTTCAGTTCCAGAGTAGTTGCTGATGGAGGAGATGCTGGGGTGAAATCTACTAGAGACAAAGTGGCATATGAGAAACCGTCAAGGAGAAGACAGGTCTTGAAGTCAGAGGTTGGGAAAGCCACAGTCCTCTCAGACCAACCTGCACATCTGAGCTTGGCAAAGACTCAACCACCAGTAAAG AGTGGGTGGCGGTGCTGtcccttcttcttcctcctctccatgCTGCTCCTCGTGGGTGGGTGTGGACTGCACCTCTGGTGCTATGGGACCCCTGCATCTGTGTCAGACTTGCTGGAGCAGTTGGAGTTGAGCAGTCTGGAGGGCCTGTGGGGAGCTCGGGAGCCATGCACCTCAGATTGCAG CTTTGCCTTAGTGGAAAGTCTTCCTGAGGGGCTGGAATTCCCAACTGGGTCTCCCATACTGCCCCCAATCTCTCAGACTTGGGCCCAGATGCTGAACCAAGCCAACAGCACTGTCAGCATCGCAGCCTTTTACCTCACCCTCCGAGCCTCAGACCTGAACCTGACAGAGAAGAGTGCCCTGCAG GGTGAACAAATATTTGACCAACTGATGAAACTTGAATCCAGAGGGGTTAAACTTCAGATTGCTGTTAATGGCCCTGAGTCCTGCCCCCAAGATACCAAAGAACTTAACGCAACAG GTGCGGAAGTACGGAGAGTGAACCTTCAGTTTCTGACCGGGGGCATCATTCACACCAAATTGTGGGTGGTAGACAATAAGCATGTCTATTTAGGAAGTGCCAACATGGACTGGCGTTCCCTCACACAG GTGAAAGAGTTGGGGGTATCGGTGGGAAACTGCAGCTGCTTGGCACAGGATCTGTCCCGGGTTTTTGGGGTGTACTGGTACGTAGGCTCTCAGGAACGGGGTTCCCTGCCCCTTTACTGGCCCGCCAGAtactctgctctctccagctcagaCCGACCCCTGCATGTGAAGCTCAACAACGTCCCTGCACGTGTTTACCTGTCT AGCGCTCCTCCTCAGTTGTCGGCGCAAGGACGCACAGATGATCTTTCCGCCATCCTGTCTGTCATCTCTGACGCACAGAAATTCATATTCATCTCTGTCATGGACTACCTCCCCTTCTCTGAGTTTACAAACCCACCCAG GTTCTGGCCTGCAATAGACTCTGCCCTAAGAGCGGCAGCGTGTGCTAGGGGAGTTGAAGTGAACATGTTGGTCAGTTGCTGGCCACATTCCTCAAGATCCATGTTCATCTTCCTGCAGTCCCTTCTCATACTCAACCAGCCTCCCCTGAGCTGCAACATTGGAGTG AAAGTGTTTGAAGTGACCTCCACTGAGGAGCAGAAGCAGATTCCCTTTGCAAGAGTTAACCATGCCAAGTACATGGTGACGGACAGAGCTGCCTACATAG GAACCTCCAACTGGTCTGCAAATTATTTCACCCAGACTGCTGGTGTGGGGCTGGTGGTGAATCAGACGGGCATTGATGTGGGAGAAGGCCAGCAGACTGTACAGAGCCAGCTGCAGGAGGTTTTCCAGAGGGACTGGAAATCTGAATATGCCCGTGAGCTCTCACATGATGATGTGGAACGGTGTGGTAAACACAAAGCCACATAG
- the pld7 gene encoding uncharacterized protein pld7 isoform X2 encodes MDTEDAEKETLAEELSEQVNTTDTSSIPQPHPESAEGSSAREHLAQMGMSPGYYTVVLNRLKLDDDDDDDDDDDGEKEEKAKKEDGEKDEIRKAGKHAASRIPTFQSSVARKRPTGPGPESSMPPPASSLPVQARGKGSGSGSSSRVKGHGTRETALPLPLARLPIGSTDALPHTGTIPLDVPLPSHKRSHSPSHMTAGQSIASVSDPEESHPIVISIRPALRMEAGAHDPNLSEAAENHTIQTDISVTPRQNEQVEEEETGLETQEETGTDSSTVAFLEEQISTEERGPKAEVSEEVESGEEMVHPVVEIEEMGEHNKESMFESDVKEDESKPKFRGADAKFLGLKDGEKETKEPLGESGYDKTVFSSRVVADGGDAGVKSTRDKVAYEKPSRRRQVLKSEVGKATVLSDQPAHLSLAKTQPPVKSGWRCCPFFFLLSMLLLVGGCGLHLWCYGTPASVSDLLEQLELSSLEGLWGAREPCTSDCSFALVESLPEGLEFPTGSPILPPISQTWAQMLNQANSTVSIAAFYLTLRASDLNLTEKSALQGEQIFDQLMKLESRGVKLQIAVNGPESCPQDTKELNATGAEVRRVNLQFLTGGIIHTKLWVVDNKHVYLGSANMDWRSLTQVKELGVSVGNCSCLAQDLSRVFGVYWYVGSQERGSLPLYWPARYSALSSSDRPLHVKLNNVPARVYLSSAPPQLSAQGRTDDLSAILSVISDAQKFIFISVMDYLPFSEFTNPPRFWPAIDSALRAAACARGVEVNMLVSCWPHSSRSMFIFLQSLLILNQPPLSCNIGVKVFEVTSTEEQKQIPFARVNHAKYMVTDRAAYIGTSNWSANYFTQTAGVGLVVNQTGIDVGEGQQTVQSQLQEVFQRDWKSEYARELSHDDVERCGKHKAT; translated from the exons ATG GACACGGAAGACGCAGAAAAGGAGACCCTGGCAGAGGAGTTGAGTGAGCAAGTTAACACCACCGACACGTCCAGCATCCCTCAACCCCACCCAGAGTCTGCAGAAGGGAGCAGTGCCAGGGAACATCTAGCTCAAATGGGCATG AGTCCTGGATATTACACTGTAGTATTGAATCGACTGAAgcttgatgatgatgatgatgatgatgatgatgatgatggagagaaagaggaaaaggcaaaaaaagaagatggagaaaaagaCGAAATCCGTAAAGCTGGAAAGCATGCAGCTTCTCGAATCCCCACATTCCAAAGCTCGGTGGCCCGAAAGCGACCCACAGGCCCAGGTCCGGAGTCATCCATGCcacctccagcctccagccttCCAGTCCAGGCTAGGGGCAAGGGAAGTGGCAGTGGAAGTTCATCCAGGGTGAAAGGGCACGGTACCCGCGAGACTGCTCTGCCTCTTCCTTTGGCACGACTGCCCATCGGCAGCACTGATGCCctgccacacacaggcaccatCCCCTTGGATGTTCCCCTCCCTTCCCATAAAAGGAGTCACTCCCCCAGTCACATGACAGCTGGCCAGTCTATTGCTAGTGTGTCCGACCCTGAAGAAAGTCATCCCATCGTCATTTCTATCCGTCCAGCCCTGAGAATGGAAGCAGGAGCCCATGACCCTAATCTGTCAGAAGCTGCTGAAAACCACACCATTCAGACTGACATTAGTGTTACCCCCCGACAAAATGAacaggtggaggaagaggagacaggGCTGGAGACCCAAGAGGAGACAGGGACAGATTCCAGCACCGTAGCATTTCTTGAGGAGCAGATATCAACAGAAGAGAGGGGACCGAAGGCTGAAGTTTCAGAGGAGGTGGAGTCTGGGGAGGAGATGGTGCATCCTGTGGTAGAAATTGAGGAAATGGGAGAGCACAATAAAGAGTCCATGTTTGAGTCTGATGTAAAAGAAGACGAGTCTAAGCCAAAGTTCAGGGGAGCAGATGCAAAATTCTTGGGCCTGAAGGATGGGGAGAAGGAGACTAAGGAACCCCTGGGTGAATCTGGCTATGACAAGACAGTTTTCAGTTCCAGAGTAGTTGCTGATGGAGGAGATGCTGGGGTGAAATCTACTAGAGACAAAGTGGCATATGAGAAACCGTCAAGGAGAAGACAGGTCTTGAAGTCAGAGGTTGGGAAAGCCACAGTCCTCTCAGACCAACCTGCACATCTGAGCTTGGCAAAGACTCAACCACCAGTAAAG AGTGGGTGGCGGTGCTGtcccttcttcttcctcctctccatgCTGCTCCTCGTGGGTGGGTGTGGACTGCACCTCTGGTGCTATGGGACCCCTGCATCTGTGTCAGACTTGCTGGAGCAGTTGGAGTTGAGCAGTCTGGAGGGCCTGTGGGGAGCTCGGGAGCCATGCACCTCAGATTGCAG CTTTGCCTTAGTGGAAAGTCTTCCTGAGGGGCTGGAATTCCCAACTGGGTCTCCCATACTGCCCCCAATCTCTCAGACTTGGGCCCAGATGCTGAACCAAGCCAACAGCACTGTCAGCATCGCAGCCTTTTACCTCACCCTCCGAGCCTCAGACCTGAACCTGACAGAGAAGAGTGCCCTGCAG GGTGAACAAATATTTGACCAACTGATGAAACTTGAATCCAGAGGGGTTAAACTTCAGATTGCTGTTAATGGCCCTGAGTCCTGCCCCCAAGATACCAAAGAACTTAACGCAACAG GTGCGGAAGTACGGAGAGTGAACCTTCAGTTTCTGACCGGGGGCATCATTCACACCAAATTGTGGGTGGTAGACAATAAGCATGTCTATTTAGGAAGTGCCAACATGGACTGGCGTTCCCTCACACAG GTGAAAGAGTTGGGGGTATCGGTGGGAAACTGCAGCTGCTTGGCACAGGATCTGTCCCGGGTTTTTGGGGTGTACTGGTACGTAGGCTCTCAGGAACGGGGTTCCCTGCCCCTTTACTGGCCCGCCAGAtactctgctctctccagctcagaCCGACCCCTGCATGTGAAGCTCAACAACGTCCCTGCACGTGTTTACCTGTCT AGCGCTCCTCCTCAGTTGTCGGCGCAAGGACGCACAGATGATCTTTCCGCCATCCTGTCTGTCATCTCTGACGCACAGAAATTCATATTCATCTCTGTCATGGACTACCTCCCCTTCTCTGAGTTTACAAACCCACCCAG GTTCTGGCCTGCAATAGACTCTGCCCTAAGAGCGGCAGCGTGTGCTAGGGGAGTTGAAGTGAACATGTTGGTCAGTTGCTGGCCACATTCCTCAAGATCCATGTTCATCTTCCTGCAGTCCCTTCTCATACTCAACCAGCCTCCCCTGAGCTGCAACATTGGAGTG AAAGTGTTTGAAGTGACCTCCACTGAGGAGCAGAAGCAGATTCCCTTTGCAAGAGTTAACCATGCCAAGTACATGGTGACGGACAGAGCTGCCTACATAG GAACCTCCAACTGGTCTGCAAATTATTTCACCCAGACTGCTGGTGTGGGGCTGGTGGTGAATCAGACGGGCATTGATGTGGGAGAAGGCCAGCAGACTGTACAGAGCCAGCTGCAGGAGGTTTTCCAGAGGGACTGGAAATCTGAATATGCCCGTGAGCTCTCACATGATGATGTGGAACGGTGTGGTAAACACAAAGCCACATAG
- the pld7 gene encoding uncharacterized protein pld7 isoform X3 codes for MGRRRSVRVETPLRRSARLRNINPVLEDTEDAEKETLAEELSEQVNTTDTSSIPQPHPESAEGSSAREHLAQMGMSPGYYTVVLNRLKLDDDDDDDDDDDGEKEEKAKKEDGEKDEIRKAGKHAASRIPTFQSSVARKRPTGPGPESSMPPPASSLPVQARGKGSGSGSSSRVKGHGTRETALPLPLARLPIGSTDALPHTGTIPLDVPLPSHKRSHSPSHMTAGQSIASVSDPEESHPIVISIRPALRMEAGAHDPNLSEAAENHTIQTDISVTPRQNEQVEEEETGLETQEETGTDSSTVAFLEEQISTEERGPKAEVSEEVESGEEMVHPVVEIEEMGEHNKESMFESDVKEDESKPKFRGADAKFLGLKDGEKETKEPLGESGYDKTVFSSRVVADGGDAGVKSTRDKVAYEKPSRRRQVLKSEVGKATVLSDQPAHLSLAKTQPPVKSGWRCCPFFFLLSMLLLVGGCGLHLWCYGTPASVSDLLEQLELSSLEGLWGAREPCTSDCSFALVESLPEGLEFPTGSPILPPISQTWAQMLNQANSTVSIAAFYLTLRASDLNLTEKSALQGEQIFDQLMKLESRGVKLQIAVNGPESCPQDTKELNATGAEVRRVNLQFLTGGIIHTKLWVVDNKHVYLGSANMDWRSLTQVKELGVSVGNCSCLAQDLSRVFGVYWYVGSQERGSLPLYWPARYSALSSSDRPLHVKLNNVPARVYLSSAPPQLSAQGRTDDLSAILSVISDAQKFIFISVMDYLPFSEFTNPPSPFSYSTSLP; via the exons ATGGGTCGAAGGCGTTCGGTTAGAGTGGAAACGCCGCTTCGACGGTCTGCTCGTCTCAGAAATATCAACCCAGTCTTGGAG GACACGGAAGACGCAGAAAAGGAGACCCTGGCAGAGGAGTTGAGTGAGCAAGTTAACACCACCGACACGTCCAGCATCCCTCAACCCCACCCAGAGTCTGCAGAAGGGAGCAGTGCCAGGGAACATCTAGCTCAAATGGGCATG AGTCCTGGATATTACACTGTAGTATTGAATCGACTGAAgcttgatgatgatgatgatgatgatgatgatgatgatggagagaaagaggaaaaggcaaaaaaagaagatggagaaaaagaCGAAATCCGTAAAGCTGGAAAGCATGCAGCTTCTCGAATCCCCACATTCCAAAGCTCGGTGGCCCGAAAGCGACCCACAGGCCCAGGTCCGGAGTCATCCATGCcacctccagcctccagccttCCAGTCCAGGCTAGGGGCAAGGGAAGTGGCAGTGGAAGTTCATCCAGGGTGAAAGGGCACGGTACCCGCGAGACTGCTCTGCCTCTTCCTTTGGCACGACTGCCCATCGGCAGCACTGATGCCctgccacacacaggcaccatCCCCTTGGATGTTCCCCTCCCTTCCCATAAAAGGAGTCACTCCCCCAGTCACATGACAGCTGGCCAGTCTATTGCTAGTGTGTCCGACCCTGAAGAAAGTCATCCCATCGTCATTTCTATCCGTCCAGCCCTGAGAATGGAAGCAGGAGCCCATGACCCTAATCTGTCAGAAGCTGCTGAAAACCACACCATTCAGACTGACATTAGTGTTACCCCCCGACAAAATGAacaggtggaggaagaggagacaggGCTGGAGACCCAAGAGGAGACAGGGACAGATTCCAGCACCGTAGCATTTCTTGAGGAGCAGATATCAACAGAAGAGAGGGGACCGAAGGCTGAAGTTTCAGAGGAGGTGGAGTCTGGGGAGGAGATGGTGCATCCTGTGGTAGAAATTGAGGAAATGGGAGAGCACAATAAAGAGTCCATGTTTGAGTCTGATGTAAAAGAAGACGAGTCTAAGCCAAAGTTCAGGGGAGCAGATGCAAAATTCTTGGGCCTGAAGGATGGGGAGAAGGAGACTAAGGAACCCCTGGGTGAATCTGGCTATGACAAGACAGTTTTCAGTTCCAGAGTAGTTGCTGATGGAGGAGATGCTGGGGTGAAATCTACTAGAGACAAAGTGGCATATGAGAAACCGTCAAGGAGAAGACAGGTCTTGAAGTCAGAGGTTGGGAAAGCCACAGTCCTCTCAGACCAACCTGCACATCTGAGCTTGGCAAAGACTCAACCACCAGTAAAG AGTGGGTGGCGGTGCTGtcccttcttcttcctcctctccatgCTGCTCCTCGTGGGTGGGTGTGGACTGCACCTCTGGTGCTATGGGACCCCTGCATCTGTGTCAGACTTGCTGGAGCAGTTGGAGTTGAGCAGTCTGGAGGGCCTGTGGGGAGCTCGGGAGCCATGCACCTCAGATTGCAG CTTTGCCTTAGTGGAAAGTCTTCCTGAGGGGCTGGAATTCCCAACTGGGTCTCCCATACTGCCCCCAATCTCTCAGACTTGGGCCCAGATGCTGAACCAAGCCAACAGCACTGTCAGCATCGCAGCCTTTTACCTCACCCTCCGAGCCTCAGACCTGAACCTGACAGAGAAGAGTGCCCTGCAG GGTGAACAAATATTTGACCAACTGATGAAACTTGAATCCAGAGGGGTTAAACTTCAGATTGCTGTTAATGGCCCTGAGTCCTGCCCCCAAGATACCAAAGAACTTAACGCAACAG GTGCGGAAGTACGGAGAGTGAACCTTCAGTTTCTGACCGGGGGCATCATTCACACCAAATTGTGGGTGGTAGACAATAAGCATGTCTATTTAGGAAGTGCCAACATGGACTGGCGTTCCCTCACACAG GTGAAAGAGTTGGGGGTATCGGTGGGAAACTGCAGCTGCTTGGCACAGGATCTGTCCCGGGTTTTTGGGGTGTACTGGTACGTAGGCTCTCAGGAACGGGGTTCCCTGCCCCTTTACTGGCCCGCCAGAtactctgctctctccagctcagaCCGACCCCTGCATGTGAAGCTCAACAACGTCCCTGCACGTGTTTACCTGTCT AGCGCTCCTCCTCAGTTGTCGGCGCAAGGACGCACAGATGATCTTTCCGCCATCCTGTCTGTCATCTCTGACGCACAGAAATTCATATTCATCTCTGTCATGGACTACCTCCCCTTCTCTGAGTTTACAAACCCACCCAG TCCCTTCTCATACTCAACCAGCCTCCCCTGA